Proteins co-encoded in one Neofelis nebulosa isolate mNeoNeb1 chromosome 2, mNeoNeb1.pri, whole genome shotgun sequence genomic window:
- the SF3B1 gene encoding splicing factor 3B subunit 1 isoform X3: MAKIAKTHEDIEAQIREIQGKKAALDEAQGVGLDSTGYYDQEIYGGSDSRFAGYVTSIAATELEDDDDDYSSSTSLLGQKKPGYHAPVALLNDIPQSTEQYDPFAEHRPPKIADREDEYKKHRRTMIISPERLDPFADGFYSAA; this comes from the exons ATGGCGAAGATCGCCAAGACTCACGAAG ATATTGAAGCACAGATTCGAGAAATTCAAGGCAAGAAGGCAGCTCTTGATGAAGCTCAAGGAGTGGGCCTTGATTCTACAGGTTATTATGACCAGGAAATTTATGGTGGAAGTGACAGCCGCTTTGCTGGATATGTGACATCAATTGCTGCAACTGAACTTGAAGAT GATGACGATGACTACTCATCATCTACAAGTTTGCTTGGTCAGAAGAAGCCAGGATATCATGCCCCTGTGGCATTGCTTAATGATATACCACAATCAACAGAACag TATGATCCATTTGCTGAGCACCGACCTCCAAAGATTGCTGACCGGGAAGATGAATACAAAAAGCACAGGCGGACCATGATAATATCCCCAGAGCGTCTTGATCCTTTTGCAGATG GCTTCTATTCTGCTGCTTGA